A section of the Campylobacter concisus ATCC 51562 genome encodes:
- a CDS encoding phosphate ABC transporter substrate-binding protein yields the protein MKKSLMLAASMLLLSLNFASGADEKTQVSFSGSSTLAPVIAKISTNFIEKYETWDKVDNSLPNKNITIFVSAGGSGAGVKAVLDHVADFGMLARDIKDSEKAKIKDMKAYTLGIDALCVAVNPENEVIKLKGGNLSKNEIVKIFSGEYKKWSDLDKSLPNDEIVVVTRDLGGGAHEVFQKKIMKDVKVSKNVIQSPSMGALVSKIIENKNAIGYASFGITNQNKGKLIPLNVDGVEPTVKNIVDGKYYISRPLIIVKSGDLSKSEQIFVDVLNSAEGQKTIEKMGFIPVK from the coding sequence ATGAAAAAATCACTTATGTTGGCTGCTTCTATGCTGCTTTTATCTTTAAATTTCGCTTCTGGCGCAGACGAGAAAACGCAAGTTAGCTTTAGTGGCTCATCTACTCTAGCTCCAGTCATCGCTAAAATTTCAACCAACTTTATCGAAAAGTACGAGACTTGGGACAAGGTTGATAACTCTTTACCAAACAAAAACATCACCATCTTTGTCTCAGCTGGTGGCTCTGGTGCTGGCGTAAAAGCCGTGCTTGATCATGTCGCTGACTTTGGCATGCTAGCTCGCGATATAAAAGATAGCGAAAAGGCAAAGATCAAGGATATGAAAGCCTATACGCTTGGCATAGACGCACTTTGTGTGGCTGTAAACCCAGAAAATGAGGTGATAAAGCTAAAGGGCGGAAATTTAAGCAAAAATGAGATCGTCAAAATTTTCTCAGGCGAGTACAAAAAGTGGAGTGACCTTGACAAATCCCTACCAAATGACGAAATAGTCGTAGTTACAAGAGATCTTGGTGGCGGCGCTCACGAGGTATTTCAAAAAAAGATCATGAAAGATGTCAAAGTTAGTAAAAACGTCATCCAATCACCATCAATGGGCGCACTTGTCTCAAAAATCATCGAAAATAAAAACGCTATTGGCTATGCATCTTTTGGTATCACAAACCAAAACAAAGGCAAGCTAATACCACTAAACGTTGACGGTGTGGAGCCAACTGTTAAAAATATAGTTGATGGCAAATACTACATCTCTCGTCCGCTCATCATCGTAAAAAGTGGCGATCTAAGCAAGAGTGAGCAAATTTTTGTAGACGTGCTAAATTCAGCTGAAGGTCAAAAGACTATCGAAAAAATGGGATTTATACCAGTAAAATAG
- the pstC gene encoding phosphate ABC transporter permease subunit PstC, whose product MTGQIFKGGVYLFTLLSAILLLLLVGFLLINSTSFFAEVSLFDFLLNGDWDVSTEPFSFGLFNILIANFAVAFLACIFSFFISLGITIFICFFASAWLKHVLDWMIRILAGIPSIIYGFFALYTVVKILESGLKMSAGESVLAASLILSVMILPFFTSHLLQSVDLLKQNFKTNSDALGVSTGYFIRKIIFRKSIKTSISGFILAFSRAAGETMAVMMVIGNTPLFPHLLSKAQTIPSLIALEMGMSEAGSLHYHALIASGFVLLVFIFLLNIFIFKFEKNNERF is encoded by the coding sequence ATGACAGGGCAAATTTTTAAAGGCGGGGTATATCTTTTCACACTTTTATCCGCCATACTTTTGCTTTTACTCGTGGGGTTTTTACTGATAAATTCCACGAGTTTTTTTGCAGAAGTAAGCCTTTTTGACTTCTTGCTAAACGGCGACTGGGACGTTAGCACAGAGCCTTTTAGCTTTGGGCTGTTTAATATCCTAATCGCAAATTTCGCAGTTGCGTTTTTAGCTTGTATATTTTCATTTTTTATCTCGCTTGGTATCACTATATTTATATGCTTTTTTGCGAGCGCCTGGCTTAAACACGTGCTAGACTGGATGATACGAATACTAGCTGGCATACCATCTATCATATATGGATTTTTCGCGCTTTACACGGTTGTAAAAATTTTAGAGTCAGGGCTAAAAATGTCCGCTGGTGAGTCAGTTTTGGCAGCTAGCCTCATCCTTAGCGTCATGATACTGCCATTTTTTACCTCGCACTTACTCCAAAGTGTTGATCTGCTAAAGCAAAATTTCAAAACAAACTCGGACGCGCTTGGCGTAAGCACAGGATATTTTATAAGAAAAATAATTTTTAGAAAATCCATAAAAACAAGCATTTCAGGCTTTATACTCGCATTTTCAAGGGCAGCTGGCGAGACGATGGCTGTGATGATGGTCATAGGCAACACTCCACTTTTTCCGCACCTACTCTCAAAAGCTCAGACCATACCATCTCTAATAGCCCTTGAAATGGGCATGAGCGAGGCTGGTAGCTTGCACTATCACGCCCTAATAGCAAGCGGATTTGTCCTGCTTGTTTTTATATTTTTGCTAAATATTTTTATCTTTAAATTTGAGAAAAACAATGAACGCTTTTAA
- a CDS encoding PstA family ABC transporter permease, producing the protein MNAFKDHLVKFYAYLCVFIVVAVIFWIFYFIFANGISQINLDFLTKNPQGLNLGESGGIRDAIIGSFLLMILSMIFSALLGVSCAIYRQIYCTSSTIKLGLKFIIQTMASIPSILLGMFVYGLFIVSLDIPKSLLTASITLALMVFPFVEVSVEKVISQIDEKMLRDSFALGVDKNFMARKLVLPTIRKNIISILILAGSYAIGATAPLLLTGVVFMAKAEGLLSPVMALPFHLHMLLSQSVATQNAYATALVLIFILIILHLLSAVVLFDIGEKIARYFKHKRS; encoded by the coding sequence ATGAACGCTTTTAAAGATCATCTAGTCAAATTTTACGCCTATCTTTGCGTATTTATAGTCGTTGCGGTGATATTTTGGATATTTTATTTCATCTTTGCAAATGGTATCTCTCAGATAAATTTAGACTTTCTAACCAAAAATCCGCAAGGTTTAAATTTAGGTGAGAGTGGTGGCATAAGAGACGCTATCATAGGCTCATTTTTGCTAATGATACTATCCATGATATTTTCTGCGCTTCTTGGCGTTAGCTGCGCCATTTATAGGCAAATTTACTGCACTTCTAGCACAATCAAACTTGGGCTTAAATTTATCATCCAAACGATGGCCTCCATACCCTCTATATTGCTTGGGATGTTTGTTTATGGGCTTTTTATCGTTAGTCTTGATATCCCTAAAAGCCTACTAACAGCTAGTATTACGCTTGCTTTGATGGTCTTTCCATTTGTTGAAGTAAGCGTTGAAAAGGTGATCTCTCAGATTGATGAAAAGATGTTAAGAGATAGCTTCGCGCTTGGCGTTGATAAAAATTTCATGGCTAGAAAGCTTGTTTTGCCAACTATTAGAAAAAATATAATATCTATTTTAATACTTGCTGGCAGCTACGCCATAGGGGCAACTGCACCGCTACTTTTAACTGGAGTCGTCTTCATGGCAAAGGCAGAAGGCCTGCTCTCGCCAGTCATGGCACTGCCTTTTCACCTGCATATGCTCCTAAGCCAGTCAGTCGCAACGCAAAATGCCTACGCCACGGCGCTCGTGCTCATTTTTATACTGATAATTTTGCACCTGCTTTCAGCCGTAGTTTTATTTGATATAGGAGAGAAAATTGCTAGATATTTTAAACATAAAAGATCTTAG
- a CDS encoding phosphate ABC transporter ATP-binding protein: protein MLDILNIKDLSISYQDNEILKDLNLSVAENEIICLMGSSGCGKSTFLSALNGFLEQKGGRYSGEILFKGENIKNKGEIWLRRKLAILFQDATLFPFSVERNLTYAMEFYEGSIKDKQKRVEELLKSVNLLGEISDLDMPASKLSGGQKQRLCIARMLTTKPEVLMLDEPCSSLDMKNILIVEDLLKSLSQRYTIIITTHNEEQAKRLGGRIVRIVDKKFAF, encoded by the coding sequence TTGCTAGATATTTTAAACATAAAAGATCTTAGTATCTCTTACCAAGATAATGAAATTTTAAAAGATCTAAATTTAAGCGTCGCCGAAAACGAGATCATCTGCCTAATGGGCAGCTCAGGATGTGGCAAATCGACATTTCTATCAGCGCTAAATGGCTTTTTAGAGCAAAAAGGCGGCAGATATAGCGGAGAGATACTATTTAAAGGTGAAAATATCAAAAATAAGGGCGAAATTTGGCTAAGACGAAAACTAGCCATACTCTTTCAAGATGCCACACTCTTTCCCTTTAGCGTAGAAAGAAATTTGACCTATGCGATGGAATTTTATGAAGGCAGCATAAAAGATAAGCAAAAAAGAGTAGAAGAGCTCTTAAAAAGCGTAAATTTACTGGGCGAAATAAGTGACCTTGATATGCCAGCTAGCAAGCTCTCTGGCGGTCAAAAGCAAAGACTTTGTATCGCAAGGATGCTAACTACAAAACCTGAAGTGCTCATGCTTGACGAGCCTTGCTCATCGCTTGATATGAAAAATATTTTGATCGTAGAAGATCTTTTAAAAAGCTTGTCGCAAAGATACACCATCATCATAACCACGCACAATGAAGAGCAGGCAAAAAGGCTTGGCGGCAGGATAGTTCGCATAGTGGATAAGAAATTTGCATTTTAA
- a CDS encoding carbon-nitrogen hydrolase, whose protein sequence is MKVALLQQEFKGTKEATIAKTLELIAEAKKGGADLVVCQELHQTQYFCQSEDTNFFDHANDWQKDVAFWGRVAKENGVVLVTSLFEKRADGLYHNTAFVFECDGSVAGKYRKMHIPDDPGFYEKFYFTPGDIGFEPVETSLGKLGVLVCWDQWYPEAARLMALKGAKILIYPTAIGWFEDDSDDEKSRQLEAWVAVQRGHSVANGLPVVAVNRVGFEKDDSGVMDGIKFWGNSFVFGPQGEQLFRANSTDELCKIVEIDMKRSEEVRRIWPFLRDRRIDAYANIIKRFID, encoded by the coding sequence ATGAAAGTAGCGCTACTTCAACAAGAATTTAAAGGCACAAAAGAGGCGACTATCGCAAAGACACTTGAGCTAATTGCCGAGGCAAAAAAAGGCGGTGCTGATCTAGTCGTCTGCCAAGAGCTGCACCAGACGCAGTACTTTTGCCAAAGCGAGGATACAAATTTCTTTGATCATGCAAACGACTGGCAAAAAGACGTCGCTTTTTGGGGCAGGGTGGCAAAAGAAAATGGCGTGGTTTTAGTCACTTCGCTCTTTGAAAAGAGGGCTGACGGACTTTATCACAACACCGCCTTTGTCTTCGAGTGTGACGGCAGTGTGGCTGGCAAATACCGAAAAATGCATATCCCTGATGACCCTGGATTTTATGAGAAATTTTACTTTACGCCTGGTGATATTGGCTTTGAGCCAGTTGAAACTAGCCTTGGTAAGCTTGGCGTTTTGGTCTGCTGGGATCAGTGGTATCCAGAAGCAGCAAGGTTAATGGCGCTAAAAGGGGCGAAAATTCTCATCTATCCAACGGCTATTGGCTGGTTTGAGGACGATAGCGACGATGAAAAGTCAAGACAGCTTGAAGCGTGGGTGGCAGTGCAAAGAGGCCACAGTGTGGCAAATGGCCTGCCAGTGGTCGCAGTAAATCGTGTGGGCTTTGAAAAAGATGATAGCGGCGTGATGGATGGGATCAAATTTTGGGGAAATAGCTTTGTTTTTGGGCCACAAGGCGAGCAGCTTTTCCGTGCAAATAGCACAGATGAGTTATGCAAGATCGTTGAAATAGATATGAAAAGAAGCGAAGAAGTGCGAAGAATTTGGCCATTTTTAAGAGACCGCAGGATCGATGCCTACGCAAATATCATAAAAAGATTTATCGACTAA
- a CDS encoding cation diffusion facilitator family transporter: MSSPFDYEFNRINKQECTQGENKAVIAAGACAFLLALVKFTAGLFSGSVAVLGSAIDSMLDFIVSLLNLFALRKSRKQADERFNFGYTKLEALAALFECVIIVVAAGYIFYESIKKFSEPNLEIDLGLSLGVMVFSVIVTLCLVLFLNQISKKSGNLIIKADALHYKIDLFSNLAVIISLLIIKFSGFVMIDAIFGIVISGYIAQSAINLGKDAFGILLDHAASPEVTEGIIKMIKAKERISDFHYLNTRQSANAIFLTLHLVFDKDISLYDAHEVADSLEAEIREKFRDYSWQITTHLDPYNDKEGK; the protein is encoded by the coding sequence TTGTCAAGTCCGTTTGATTATGAGTTTAACCGTATAAATAAGCAGGAGTGCACGCAGGGCGAAAATAAGGCTGTTATCGCAGCTGGAGCTTGCGCCTTTTTGCTCGCACTTGTGAAATTTACAGCTGGGCTTTTTAGCGGCTCGGTCGCTGTGCTTGGCTCGGCAATTGACTCGATGCTTGATTTTATCGTTTCGCTTTTAAATTTATTTGCGCTTAGAAAGTCAAGAAAGCAAGCCGATGAGAGATTTAACTTTGGCTACACAAAGCTAGAGGCGTTAGCAGCGCTATTTGAGTGTGTCATCATCGTTGTGGCTGCTGGATATATATTTTATGAGAGTATTAAAAAATTTAGCGAGCCAAATTTAGAGATAGACCTTGGCTTAAGCCTTGGTGTGATGGTGTTTTCGGTCATAGTGACGTTATGTTTGGTGCTATTTTTAAACCAAATTTCTAAAAAAAGCGGAAACCTTATCATAAAAGCAGACGCGTTGCACTATAAGATCGACCTTTTTAGCAACCTAGCAGTCATTATTTCGCTACTTATCATTAAATTTAGCGGATTTGTGATGATTGATGCGATCTTTGGTATCGTGATAAGTGGCTACATCGCTCAAAGTGCTATAAATTTAGGTAAAGACGCCTTTGGTATCTTGTTGGATCATGCAGCAAGCCCTGAAGTCACAGAGGGGATCATCAAAATGATAAAGGCAAAAGAAAGAATTTCTGATTTTCACTATCTAAACACAAGGCAGAGCGCAAATGCCATATTTTTAACGCTGCATTTAGTTTTTGACAAAGATATCTCGCTTTACGACGCGCACGAAGTGGCCGACTCGCTTGAAGCTGAGATAAGAGAGAAATTTAGGGATTATTCGTGGCAGATAACCACGCATTTAGACCCATACAACGACAAAGAAGGGAAATGA
- a CDS encoding agmatine deiminase family protein, translating into MRAYAEWEEQELLFLSLPHSKSDWEPYLEEILASYEELVAAITPFEKVVLICPDEANFARFKKFKNVEFVKLETDDTWIRDYGMIDVCAEDGIKSYDFKFNAWGGKFKSSKDDAINLEVAKIYKTKLEPVDMILEGGSIEFNGDGVLLTTSKCLLNENRNKALSKEQIEEKLKSLFGLKRIIWLENGFIRGDDTDSHIDTLARFITPDTIAYAACDDKSDEHFDELKKMEDELKKTGFKLLALPLPKPKFYDGKRLGCTYANFIFINGALIVPTYNDENDEKVLNLLAKALPDRKIIGVNSLVFVRQNGSLHCSSQNRYKRS; encoded by the coding sequence GTGAGAGCTTACGCAGAGTGGGAAGAGCAGGAGCTTTTGTTTTTGTCGCTGCCACATAGTAAGAGCGACTGGGAGCCTTATTTAGAGGAGATTTTAGCTAGTTATGAAGAGCTAGTGGCTGCTATTACGCCGTTTGAAAAGGTAGTGCTCATCTGCCCTGATGAGGCAAATTTTGCTAGATTTAAGAAATTTAAAAATGTAGAGTTTGTTAAGCTTGAGACTGATGATACTTGGATCAGAGACTACGGCATGATCGACGTTTGTGCTGAAGATGGCATAAAGAGCTACGACTTTAAATTTAACGCTTGGGGCGGTAAATTTAAGAGTTCAAAAGATGATGCGATAAATTTGGAGGTAGCTAAAATTTACAAAACCAAGCTTGAGCCAGTTGATATGATACTAGAGGGCGGGAGCATCGAGTTTAACGGAGATGGCGTGCTTTTAACCACTTCAAAATGCCTGCTAAATGAAAATAGAAACAAGGCTCTTAGCAAAGAGCAGATCGAGGAGAAGCTAAAGAGTTTGTTTGGCTTAAAGCGTATCATTTGGCTTGAAAATGGCTTTATAAGAGGCGATGATACTGATAGTCACATCGACACTTTAGCGCGTTTTATCACGCCTGATACGATAGCTTACGCAGCTTGTGATGACAAGAGCGATGAGCACTTTGATGAGCTTAAAAAGATGGAGGATGAGCTTAAAAAAACTGGCTTTAAGCTACTTGCCTTGCCACTACCAAAACCTAAATTTTATGATGGCAAAAGGCTTGGCTGCACCTATGCAAACTTTATCTTTATAAATGGTGCGCTAATCGTGCCAACATATAATGACGAAAACGATGAAAAGGTGCTAAATTTACTAGCCAAGGCACTGCCAGATAGAAAGATCATCGGTGTAAATTCGCTAGTTTTTGTGCGTCAAAATGGCTCGCTTCACTGCTCAAGCCAAAATAGATATAAAAGGTCTTAG
- a CDS encoding CBU_0592 family membrane protein, producing the protein MIDLFQIIGFLGMICIVLGYFLLQIGRLNSRDLAYQIINLVGAVLLIISLFVHFNLGSFLIEVFWIIITIYGIYKIYKERA; encoded by the coding sequence TTGATCGATCTTTTTCAGATCATCGGCTTTTTAGGGATGATTTGCATCGTGTTGGGCTACTTTTTACTTCAAATCGGCCGCCTAAATAGCCGCGATCTAGCCTATCAGATAATAAATTTAGTAGGTGCGGTGCTACTTATCATCTCGCTTTTTGTGCACTTTAACCTTGGCTCATTTTTGATAGAGGTCTTTTGGATAATCATTACAATTTATGGAATTTATAAAATTTATAAGGAGAGAGCGTGA
- a CDS encoding amino acid ABC transporter permease, which yields MDFEFIEKFYPLYVKAGVLTCEIAFLGIIFSILIGIFCMAMKFYKLKFLSKVIDCYVELSRNTPLLIQLFFLYYGLPKLGVSMGGFTCAVAGLSFLGGSYMSESFRLGFEAVRKSQIEAGLSIALSKNQLLRYVILPQAFSVAVPSISANIIFLLKETSIVSIVALADLVYVAKDLIGLYYKTDEALFMLVISYLIIILPVSLVLSYVEKRVRNARS from the coding sequence ATGGATTTTGAGTTTATTGAGAAATTTTATCCGCTTTATGTTAAAGCCGGAGTGCTTACCTGTGAGATCGCCTTTTTAGGGATCATTTTTTCTATTTTGATCGGTATTTTTTGTATGGCCATGAAATTTTACAAGCTAAAATTTCTATCAAAAGTAATTGATTGCTACGTCGAGCTCTCAAGAAATACACCACTTCTTATACAGCTTTTCTTTTTATATTATGGCTTGCCAAAGCTTGGAGTGTCGATGGGCGGCTTTACCTGTGCGGTCGCTGGTCTTAGCTTTCTTGGTGGTAGCTATATGAGTGAGAGCTTTAGGCTTGGCTTTGAGGCGGTTAGAAAGTCGCAGATCGAAGCGGGACTAAGTATCGCACTTAGTAAAAATCAGCTCCTAAGGTATGTTATCTTGCCTCAAGCATTTAGTGTAGCAGTGCCAAGCATCAGTGCAAATATTATCTTTTTACTAAAAGAGACAAGCATCGTTAGTATCGTGGCACTTGCTGATCTAGTTTACGTCGCAAAGGATCTCATTGGGCTTTATTACAAAACAGATGAAGCGCTTTTTATGCTAGTAATTAGCTATCTCATCATCATCTTGCCAGTCTCGCTGGTGCTTAGCTATGTCGAAAAAAGGGTGAGAAATGCAAGGAGTTAG
- a CDS encoding amino acid ABC transporter permease, with protein MQGVSILFDTQNLLRLFEGLVVSTEISFISIFISIIGGLVLGVLMSMKNKFIYFILKICLEIVRIMPQIVWLFLFYFGVSKAFDIHISAFTASLIVFSLWGIFEMMDIVRGAITSIPKHQFESAASLGLSRFQIYSHVIIPLATRRLVPGAVNLLSRMIKTTSIVVLIGVVEVVKVGQQIIERNVFTNPMAPFWIYTLIFFLYFVICYPVSKLSKKLEEKWS; from the coding sequence ATGCAAGGAGTTAGTATTTTATTTGACACGCAAAATTTACTAAGGCTCTTTGAAGGTCTAGTCGTTAGCACAGAAATTTCATTTATCTCTATTTTTATCTCTATAATCGGTGGCTTAGTGCTTGGCGTGCTTATGAGCATGAAAAACAAATTTATCTATTTTATTTTAAAAATTTGCCTAGAAATCGTTCGTATAATGCCTCAGATCGTTTGGCTATTTTTATTTTATTTTGGTGTCAGCAAGGCGTTTGATATTCACATTTCAGCATTTACAGCCTCACTCATCGTCTTTAGCTTGTGGGGAATTTTTGAAATGATGGACATCGTGCGTGGCGCAATAACATCAATACCAAAACATCAATTTGAATCAGCCGCATCACTTGGGCTTAGTAGATTTCAAATTTACTCTCACGTCATCATCCCACTTGCCACAAGAAGGCTAGTGCCTGGAGCAGTAAATTTACTAAGTCGTATGATAAAAACGACCTCTATAGTCGTGCTAATTGGCGTTGTAGAGGTTGTCAAAGTCGGTCAGCAGATCATCGAGCGAAATGTATTTACAAATCCTATGGCGCCATTTTGGATATACACGCTCATATTCTTTTTATATTTTGTGATCTGCTATCCAGTCTCAAAACTATCAAAAAAACTAGAAGAAAAATGGAGCTAA
- a CDS encoding amino acid ABC transporter ATP-binding protein: MSENILELKKINKFYGELHALKDINLEVKSGEVVVLLGPSGCGKSTTLRCINGLESIASGEIIIDGEVIDAKFNDWQRIRQKVGMVFQSYELFDHMNVIDNVLLGPLKVQKRDRAEAEKTADMWLSKVGLLDKKFAYPKELSGGQKQRIAIVRSLCLNPEIMLFDEVTAALDPEIVREVLDVILNLAKDGMTMLIVTHEMSFARAVANKIVFMDAGAIVEISEPEEFFTNPKSDRAKKFLNLFSF, from the coding sequence ATGAGCGAAAACATATTAGAACTTAAAAAAATAAATAAATTTTATGGAGAGCTTCACGCCTTAAAAGATATAAATTTAGAGGTAAAAAGCGGTGAAGTGGTCGTACTTCTTGGCCCATCAGGCTGTGGCAAAAGCACAACTCTTAGATGTATAAACGGCCTTGAGAGTATCGCTAGCGGCGAGATAATAATTGATGGCGAAGTAATTGATGCTAAATTTAATGATTGGCAAAGGATCCGCCAAAAAGTCGGCATGGTCTTTCAAAGTTATGAGCTATTTGATCATATGAACGTCATAGACAACGTCCTTCTTGGACCTTTGAAGGTGCAAAAAAGAGATAGAGCCGAGGCTGAAAAAACGGCTGATATGTGGTTAAGCAAGGTTGGACTTCTTGATAAGAAATTTGCCTATCCAAAGGAGCTAAGCGGCGGCCAAAAGCAACGCATAGCAATAGTAAGAAGCCTTTGTTTAAACCCTGAAATTATGCTATTTGATGAGGTTACGGCTGCGCTTGATCCAGAGATCGTTAGAGAAGTGCTTGACGTGATACTAAATTTAGCCAAAGATGGAATGACGATGCTAATAGTCACCCATGAAATGAGCTTTGCAAGGGCGGTTGCAAACAAGATCGTATTTATGGATGCTGGGGCGATCGTGGAGATCAGCGAGCCGGAGGAATTTTTTACCAACCCAAAGAGCGATCGCGCGAAGAAATTTCTAAATTTATTCTCGTTTTAG
- a CDS encoding cysteine ABC transporter substrate-binding protein: MRKFKFFLLALIATVFLTGCGNDKGADTAKAASNEADAIAKIKERGYVRIGVFSDKPPFGYVDKDGKNQGYDIYFAKRIAKDLLGDESKVKFELVEAAGRVEVLVADKVDITLANFTKTPERAQVVDFALPYMKVSLGIVSPEGAVIKSIDELKDKTLIVNKGTTADAFFTKNYPDIKLAKYDQNTETFAALVDKRGAALAHDNALLFAWAKETPGFVVGVEALGDVDVIAPAVKKGNKVLLDWLNNEIIELGKENFFHKDYDATLKPIYGDSVNPESLVVEGGKL, encoded by the coding sequence GTGAGAAAATTTAAATTTTTCTTATTAGCATTAATCGCTACCGTCTTTCTAACGGGTTGTGGTAATGACAAAGGTGCCGACACGGCAAAAGCTGCTTCAAACGAAGCTGATGCGATCGCAAAGATCAAAGAGCGCGGATATGTAAGAATTGGCGTTTTCAGCGACAAACCACCATTTGGCTATGTCGATAAAGACGGCAAAAACCAAGGCTATGATATTTACTTTGCAAAACGTATCGCAAAAGATCTACTAGGCGATGAGAGCAAGGTAAAATTTGAGCTAGTAGAGGCTGCTGGTAGAGTTGAAGTTTTAGTAGCTGATAAAGTAGATATCACGCTTGCAAATTTCACAAAAACACCTGAGCGCGCACAAGTTGTTGATTTTGCGCTTCCATACATGAAGGTTTCGCTTGGCATCGTAAGCCCTGAAGGTGCAGTGATAAAGAGCATCGATGAGCTAAAAGATAAAACCCTAATCGTAAATAAAGGCACAACCGCAGATGCGTTTTTTACAAAAAATTATCCTGACATTAAGCTTGCAAAATACGACCAAAATACTGAAACATTTGCAGCTTTGGTTGATAAAAGAGGTGCCGCACTAGCACATGATAATGCCCTACTTTTTGCCTGGGCAAAAGAGACTCCTGGTTTTGTTGTAGGCGTTGAAGCGCTTGGTGATGTGGATGTGATAGCACCAGCTGTTAAAAAAGGAAACAAAGTTTTACTTGACTGGCTAAACAATGAGATCATTGAGCTTGGAAAAGAAAATTTCTTCCACAAAGACTATGATGCTACACTAAAACCGATCTACGGCGATAGCGTCAATCCAGAATCACTTGTCGTTGAAGGCGGCAAACTTTGA